One Nitrosomonas sp. PY1 DNA window includes the following coding sequences:
- a CDS encoding bifunctional (p)ppGpp synthetase/guanosine-3',5'-bis(diphosphate) 3'-pyrophosphohydrolase: MPESEVLFSEVAQYLKPEDVEQLKIAHSFGSGAHSGQFRKSGEPYFSHPIAVARILSSLHLDAPTLMAALLHDVVEDTEISKAEIGERFGDSVAELVDGVSKLAKIKFQTQEEAQAENFRKMLLAMARDVRVILIKLADRLHNMRTLESMSFAKQQSIARETLEIYAPIAYRLGLNNVFQELQELGFRYSYPMRYNVLVKATKAARGNRRMVVGRILDAIKIKLKEAGLDAEVTGREKHLYSIYTKMLDKHLSFSEVLDIYGFRVIVKDIPACYVALGILHGLYRPIPGKFKDYIAIPKNNGYQSLHSTLLGPFGLPIEVQIRTIEMHSVAENGIAAHWLYKSSDNSEFKNEHLKSSQWLQGLLEALLSNTSDSLEFLEHLKIDLFPGDVYVFTPQGKILTLPRGSTAVDFAYAVHSDIGNCCVAAKINGESAPLRTKLKSGDRVEIVTAPYAKPNPAWLSYVVTGRARSHIRHFLKNIQYDESVKLGERLLNQALQSFNINPEAITDAQWEKLLRDTGVKSKDDLFAEMALGKQLPAVIAKRLTSPLESIANEQIANPIIILGTEGLTVQFAKCCRPIPGDEIAGIIKKEHGLIIHTHDCAIIANSQKNLENCSNCLDVAWGKDIDRSFEVSIRVTAANKKGVLAQVAAEIAKAESNIDDIDMESGDDYTYMRLIIQVNNRQHLAQVMRGLRHIKDIIKITRIKD, from the coding sequence ATGCCTGAATCAGAAGTTCTATTTTCTGAAGTAGCACAGTATCTTAAGCCCGAAGACGTTGAACAGCTGAAAATTGCGCATTCCTTTGGTAGTGGTGCGCACTCAGGGCAATTTCGTAAATCTGGCGAGCCTTATTTTTCCCACCCAATTGCAGTAGCAAGGATTCTAAGTTCTTTGCATCTTGATGCACCTACATTAATGGCGGCTTTGTTGCACGATGTAGTCGAAGACACTGAAATTTCCAAAGCCGAAATTGGAGAACGTTTCGGTGATTCCGTGGCTGAATTGGTGGATGGTGTCTCTAAACTAGCAAAGATCAAATTTCAAACGCAAGAAGAAGCGCAAGCGGAGAATTTTCGCAAAATGCTGTTGGCAATGGCGCGTGATGTGCGTGTTATTTTGATTAAGCTAGCGGATCGATTGCACAATATGCGTACGCTGGAGTCTATGAGTTTCGCAAAACAACAGAGTATCGCACGTGAGACACTAGAGATTTATGCTCCTATCGCTTATCGACTAGGTCTTAATAATGTTTTCCAAGAATTGCAGGAGCTGGGCTTTCGTTATTCCTATCCAATGCGTTATAACGTATTGGTTAAAGCCACAAAAGCAGCGCGAGGTAACCGCCGTATGGTGGTTGGTAGAATCCTCGATGCGATTAAAATAAAATTGAAAGAAGCAGGTTTGGATGCGGAAGTAACGGGACGGGAAAAGCATCTTTATAGCATCTATACCAAAATGTTAGATAAGCATTTGTCTTTTTCTGAAGTACTTGATATTTATGGGTTTCGTGTGATTGTCAAAGATATTCCTGCTTGCTATGTAGCCTTGGGAATATTGCATGGGCTGTATCGCCCTATTCCTGGAAAATTTAAAGACTACATTGCGATACCTAAGAACAACGGCTATCAATCGTTACACAGCACTTTATTAGGGCCATTCGGCTTGCCGATTGAGGTTCAAATTCGTACGATCGAAATGCATAGCGTTGCAGAAAATGGTATAGCGGCGCATTGGCTTTATAAATCCTCAGATAATAGCGAGTTCAAAAACGAACACTTGAAGTCTAGTCAATGGTTGCAAGGATTACTAGAGGCGCTATTATCAAATACTTCCGATTCTTTGGAGTTCCTGGAGCATCTTAAAATTGATCTATTTCCTGGCGATGTGTATGTATTTACCCCGCAAGGAAAAATATTGACCTTACCAAGAGGTTCTACAGCAGTTGACTTTGCATATGCGGTACATTCAGATATAGGGAATTGCTGTGTTGCGGCAAAAATTAACGGCGAAAGCGCTCCTTTGCGCACTAAATTAAAAAGCGGCGATCGCGTCGAGATTGTTACAGCGCCTTACGCAAAACCTAATCCTGCTTGGCTCAGTTATGTGGTAACCGGAAGGGCGCGTTCTCATATTCGTCATTTTCTCAAGAATATTCAATATGACGAATCGGTGAAATTGGGAGAACGATTATTAAATCAGGCGCTGCAGTCATTCAATATCAATCCAGAAGCGATTACTGACGCACAGTGGGAAAAACTTCTTCGTGATACTGGTGTGAAGTCTAAAGATGATTTATTTGCAGAAATGGCTTTAGGAAAACAACTTCCTGCTGTTATTGCAAAACGACTTACTTCTCCTCTTGAATCTATTGCTAACGAACAAATAGCAAACCCCATCATAATACTAGGAACAGAAGGGTTGACCGTTCAATTTGCTAAATGTTGCCGGCCGATCCCAGGGGATGAAATTGCAGGTATCATTAAAAAAGAACATGGCTTGATCATTCATACGCATGACTGCGCAATCATTGCCAATAGTCAGAAAAACCTAGAGAACTGCTCAAATTGCTTGGATGTGGCTTGGGGTAAAGATATTGACAGAAGTTTTGAAGTAAGTATTCGGGTTACTGCGGCAAATAAAAAGGGTGTACTGGCGCAAGTTGCGGCTGAAATCGCCAAAGCTGAATCTAATATTGATGATATCGATATGGAAAGCGGGGATGACTACACTTATATGCGCCTGATTATACAAGTCAATAATCGCCAGCACCTTGCCCAGGTGATGCGAGGACTTAGGCACATTAAAGACATCATTAAGATTACCCGAATCAAGGATTAG
- the fdxA gene encoding ferredoxin FdxA encodes MAYVVTESCIKCKYTDCVDVCPVDCFREGPNILVIDPDECIDCTLCVAECPVEAIFAEDDVPDGQTHFIALNAELSKEWQPIIEKKDALPDADNWAKISDKFDQLER; translated from the coding sequence ATGGCTTATGTAGTAACTGAAAGTTGTATTAAATGTAAGTATACAGATTGTGTGGATGTGTGTCCGGTTGATTGTTTTCGTGAAGGTCCTAATATTTTAGTTATTGATCCGGATGAGTGTATCGATTGTACATTGTGTGTTGCAGAGTGTCCGGTGGAAGCAATTTTTGCAGAAGATGATGTGCCCGATGGACAAACACATTTTATTGCATTGAATGCAGAGCTCTCCAAAGAATGGCAACCAATCATTGAGAAAAAAGATGCATTACCAGATGCTGATAACTGGGCCAAAATTAGTGACAAATTTGATCAATTGGAACGTTGA
- a CDS encoding PD-(D/E)XK nuclease family protein translates to MTDRFFKFSEIPIDEVLSRLRAGATVVTPNRRLALTLTKKFNRNNACSAKLAWKTADILPFSAFLERIYSDAFYSSQTQVASQLLSDLQERLLWESIICSSDVGYGLLQHFQTAKLAQEAWQFLHAWKISQVFASYPLGDDASTFLAWARLYEKTTCNHLQIDQARLCDWVSENYQNISIKKIASLICYGFDFFTPQQIQLLEKLQNSDCEVTVAYSISSHQFDANRHFKKIGKVGFLTSNDEIKQAAIWARTRLEENPQTSIGIVVPDLANYRSAILRIFNSVMYPDAHSLLPGADRRAVPFNLSLGLSLSSYPLIDAALICLDLLQAAVPFNRVSQLLHSPFIAGSESEKMPRALLDAKLRRFSEPTITLDRFIALIRYIDDGVSCPLLFQCLNKLAAFCKAKQLNSGSYVIYSEMITELLQLLGFPGERRLNSDEYQTYQKWQSLLIDFASLDRVKSEVCFNKAISHLKQITHDTLFQPESPSVPIQILGVLEANLITFDHLWVMGLSDEQWPLNADPNPFIPLELQTKTAFPFGSSSQAFAYSKKLTQRWLLSANEVILSYPESSNDGHVLLPSPLIHTVAKISIEQPSWKSYDERITQSCTLETIEDHQTFPLPLEILKQPVTGGTAVIKDYAACAIRALIKHRLKVKRLEIPHNGLNVMERGILMHDALAYLWKQLASKTELDTLNDVDLEEVLASSANNALSNLQSDKHTRFSPGFYEIELRRLTNVLSNWLDIERKRSGFTVAAIEQKELIQVGNLILNVRIDRIDVLENGQSIIIDYKTNRQSIQALIGDYLDEPQLPLYLVMANLHQQASGIAFAIVKAGEFGFIGILQDSDLLPDVKAYSQLTGCKHFGSWRELIATWQQQLIVLAEGFSSGDARVNPKNYPVTCQQCDMQLICRISQRLNVDSFTQSKSENDD, encoded by the coding sequence ATGACCGACAGATTTTTCAAATTCTCAGAAATTCCCATAGATGAAGTTTTGAGTCGCCTCAGAGCGGGCGCTACGGTTGTTACTCCGAACCGCAGGCTAGCTTTGACACTGACAAAAAAGTTTAATCGGAACAATGCTTGCTCTGCAAAGTTAGCTTGGAAAACGGCAGATATTCTGCCGTTTTCCGCTTTTCTCGAAAGAATATACTCCGATGCGTTTTATTCATCGCAGACGCAAGTTGCGTCGCAATTGCTTTCCGATTTGCAGGAGCGGTTGTTGTGGGAATCGATTATTTGCTCCTCAGATGTCGGGTATGGTTTACTACAACATTTCCAAACCGCTAAACTAGCACAAGAAGCATGGCAGTTTTTGCATGCCTGGAAAATTTCTCAGGTGTTTGCAAGTTATCCTCTTGGCGATGACGCTAGTACTTTTTTAGCATGGGCTAGGTTATACGAAAAAACAACGTGCAATCATCTACAAATTGATCAAGCACGGCTTTGTGATTGGGTTTCTGAAAATTATCAAAATATATCCATAAAAAAAATAGCTTCATTGATCTGCTACGGCTTTGATTTTTTTACTCCGCAGCAAATTCAATTACTGGAAAAACTCCAGAACAGTGATTGCGAAGTAACAGTAGCCTATTCGATTTCCTCTCATCAATTCGATGCGAATCGACATTTCAAGAAAATAGGCAAAGTTGGATTTTTAACCAGCAACGATGAAATTAAGCAAGCTGCTATTTGGGCTCGTACACGCTTGGAAGAAAATCCTCAGACCTCTATCGGTATCGTCGTACCCGATTTAGCCAACTATCGTAGTGCAATTTTGCGCATTTTCAATTCCGTGATGTATCCCGATGCGCATTCTTTATTACCAGGAGCTGATCGTAGAGCAGTTCCTTTTAATTTGTCATTGGGACTTTCTCTGAGTTCTTATCCACTAATTGACGCAGCTTTGATTTGCCTTGATTTATTGCAGGCAGCAGTTCCATTCAATCGAGTGAGTCAGCTTTTACATTCACCTTTTATCGCCGGCTCGGAAAGTGAAAAAATGCCGCGCGCATTACTGGATGCTAAATTACGCCGATTTAGCGAACCTACCATAACGCTTGATCGTTTCATTGCATTGATACGGTATATTGATGACGGAGTATCTTGCCCACTGTTATTTCAATGTTTAAATAAGCTAGCCGCTTTTTGTAAAGCAAAGCAATTGAATTCGGGTAGTTATGTTATTTATTCCGAAATGATTACTGAATTATTGCAATTACTGGGTTTCCCGGGCGAGCGACGTTTAAATTCTGATGAATATCAAACCTACCAGAAATGGCAATCGCTGCTGATAGATTTCGCATCGTTAGACCGTGTTAAATCGGAAGTTTGTTTTAATAAAGCAATATCACATTTAAAACAAATAACGCATGACACCTTATTTCAGCCTGAATCACCATCTGTACCGATACAGATTTTGGGGGTATTGGAAGCCAATCTAATCACATTCGATCATCTCTGGGTGATGGGTCTTTCAGACGAACAATGGCCCTTAAATGCCGATCCTAATCCATTTATCCCACTGGAATTACAGACTAAAACAGCATTTCCTTTTGGATCTTCATCGCAGGCATTCGCATATTCTAAGAAATTGACGCAGCGATGGCTTCTCAGTGCTAATGAAGTAATTCTAAGTTATCCTGAAAGCAGTAATGATGGTCATGTGTTATTACCGAGTCCATTGATTCACACGGTTGCAAAAATTTCTATCGAACAGCCTTCCTGGAAATCCTACGATGAACGAATTACTCAATCTTGTACGCTAGAAACGATCGAGGATCATCAAACCTTTCCACTACCGTTAGAAATCCTTAAGCAACCTGTCACTGGTGGCACTGCTGTTATCAAAGATTATGCTGCGTGCGCAATTCGCGCTTTGATCAAGCACCGGCTAAAAGTAAAACGCTTAGAAATACCCCATAACGGACTCAATGTTATGGAACGCGGCATACTCATGCATGATGCCTTGGCCTACCTATGGAAACAATTGGCGAGTAAAACAGAACTAGACACACTCAATGATGTGGATTTGGAAGAGGTGCTTGCGAGCAGTGCTAATAACGCGCTATCGAATTTGCAATCGGATAAACACACTAGATTTTCTCCAGGCTTCTATGAAATTGAATTACGGCGGTTGACAAATGTGCTCAGCAATTGGTTGGATATCGAAAGAAAGCGATCTGGTTTTACGGTAGCTGCAATCGAACAAAAGGAACTTATACAAGTCGGTAATCTGATTCTGAATGTTCGTATAGATCGCATAGATGTGTTGGAAAATGGCCAATCGATCATTATTGATTACAAAACAAATCGACAATCGATTCAAGCTTTGATCGGCGACTATCTGGATGAGCCTCAGCTACCGTTATATTTGGTCATGGCGAACTTGCATCAGCAAGCGTCGGGTATTGCATTTGCTATTGTCAAAGCAGGTGAGTTTGGGTTTATAGGCATTTTGCAAGACTCGGATTTATTGCCTGATGTGAAAGCCTATTCGCAGCTAACTGGCTGCAAACACTTTGGTTCTTGGCGAGAACTGATAGCAACTTGGCAGCAGCAATTGATAGTGCTTGCCGAAGGATTTTCCAGTGGTGATGCACGTGTTAATCCTAAAAACTACCCTGTAACGTGTCAACAGTGCGATATGCAATTGATCTGCCGGATCTCTCAGCGTTTGAATGTCGACTCTTTTACACAGTCAAAGAGCGAGAATGATGATTGA
- a CDS encoding exodeoxyribonuclease V subunit beta, with protein MSTLLHSQRARMMIDHPVPDVSERYRALNPENSFIVQAPAGSGKTTLLIQRYLRLLACVSSPEEIVAITFTRKAAAEMRTRVLAVLEIQQGEEHNNSGIERDRLNRELSMAVLDRDQQLGWQLISNPQRLRIQTIDALCASLVRQMPILSEFGAPPRIAEHAHDLYREAARITLNLIEKNEVIAQDIKKLLVHLDNDWARVESLVAEMLAKRDQWLRHLMIGKPREELEIALQNVRNNALQSVYRLFPHELQNELLQLIRYAIGNLGQSGPEQQASEISMASELENLATANIQHWNGIAALLLTGKGEWRKKITVNEGFPSGNSQNEKVSAKKWKSRLMDLLELLRSNEELRQSLQAVRLLPPPNYSEQQWQIIAAITSLLHHAVAALEIVFQQSGQVDFAEVTLRALLALGDSEFPTDLALALDHRIKHLLIDEFQDTSISQFQLIEKLTAGWEIGDGRTLFAVGDPMQSIYRFREAEVGLFLQARQQGIGNVVLQPITLTANFRSQQGIVDWVNDTFGRVMPAEEDISKGAVAYAASIAMHASDTEKAVKVYPFLTRNDVEEAYQVRDILVETRRNNPNDTIAILVRNRNHLVAITEELKKAKIAFRAVEIEPLQNKSVVQDLWVLIRALLNPADRIAWIALLRTPFCGIRLDDLLALIDSGQQHSQSNLTLGEVTIWELLCNEIYWKNLSTDATERICRLRDVLQLCIEHRQRRSLRDTVEAAWRILGGPGCVDIYTGNHAQHEIDLSDAMVFLDYLEKQENACSIPDIANFEAGLNELYALPDPSADDRLQIMTIHKAKGLEFDTVIVPGLGRNPRNKDKQLLKWIEQPSHEKNKTQNVITDLLLASIEKTGEPPDSTYRWIDSLNQEKEQFESVRLLYVAATRARKYLHLLGHVNLDATQQELFVKEPGARSLLSPLWVVVAPDYLAVATKAQIEGKVHSLQEDNKAINQNFYRLPRDWKLPNAFPAVVWQEPPLNEEFEHVIEFSWASEIARCVGVVTHRWLQQIAEDEMREWNAVRIQSMQNQLKKNLFAVGLNTSEEKLDNAIDLITHALTNAVTDHIGQWILGPQQNAQNELRITGVVKSGFVQGVIDRTFYDSDKTRWIIDYKISSHEGADLQEFLNREQLRYQHQLDQYKQLMQQIDPSPVKLALYFPLMRSWKVC; from the coding sequence ATGTCGACTCTTTTACACAGTCAAAGAGCGAGAATGATGATTGATCATCCTGTTCCTGATGTTTCAGAACGTTACCGCGCTTTAAACCCGGAAAATTCGTTTATTGTTCAGGCACCGGCCGGATCTGGAAAAACCACGTTGCTGATTCAACGTTATCTAAGATTGCTGGCTTGTGTTAGTTCACCCGAAGAAATTGTTGCCATTACCTTCACGCGCAAGGCTGCTGCAGAAATGCGCACACGTGTTTTAGCGGTATTGGAGATTCAGCAAGGTGAAGAACACAACAATTCAGGCATAGAGCGGGATCGACTGAATCGCGAATTATCAATGGCGGTACTGGATCGCGATCAACAGTTAGGCTGGCAACTAATCAGTAACCCGCAGAGATTACGCATACAAACCATCGATGCATTATGCGCTTCGCTTGTACGGCAAATGCCTATTTTATCAGAATTTGGTGCGCCACCAAGAATCGCTGAGCATGCTCACGATCTTTATCGTGAGGCGGCGCGCATTACCCTGAACTTAATAGAAAAAAACGAAGTAATTGCACAAGACATAAAAAAGTTATTGGTGCACTTAGATAATGATTGGGCCAGAGTAGAATCCTTAGTCGCAGAAATGCTAGCAAAGCGTGATCAATGGTTACGTCATTTGATGATCGGGAAGCCCAGAGAAGAATTGGAAATTGCCTTGCAGAATGTACGCAACAATGCACTGCAATCGGTTTATCGATTATTTCCGCACGAACTTCAAAATGAATTATTGCAATTAATAAGGTATGCAATAGGTAACCTTGGACAAAGCGGGCCAGAACAGCAAGCTTCAGAAATTAGTATGGCTAGTGAATTAGAAAATCTGGCTACAGCAAACATTCAACATTGGAATGGAATAGCAGCATTGTTATTGACTGGAAAAGGTGAGTGGCGCAAGAAAATCACGGTCAATGAAGGTTTTCCTTCTGGTAACAGCCAAAATGAAAAAGTATCGGCAAAGAAGTGGAAAAGTAGGTTGATGGATCTATTGGAATTGTTGCGATCAAATGAAGAGTTGCGGCAATCTTTGCAGGCTGTCCGGTTATTGCCACCTCCTAATTATTCTGAGCAGCAATGGCAAATCATCGCTGCGATTACCAGTTTATTGCATCACGCAGTAGCCGCACTGGAAATTGTTTTTCAACAATCTGGTCAGGTGGATTTTGCCGAAGTTACCCTACGAGCTTTGCTAGCGCTTGGGGATTCAGAATTTCCTACCGATTTGGCCTTGGCTTTGGATCATCGCATCAAGCATCTGCTGATTGATGAATTCCAAGATACCTCGATCAGTCAATTTCAGTTAATTGAAAAGCTGACAGCGGGATGGGAAATAGGAGATGGCCGCACTCTATTTGCAGTGGGCGATCCCATGCAATCCATTTATCGTTTTCGTGAAGCAGAAGTAGGGTTGTTTCTGCAAGCAAGACAGCAAGGTATCGGTAACGTAGTGCTGCAACCAATCACACTGACGGCCAATTTTCGATCACAACAAGGTATCGTGGATTGGGTGAATGATACTTTTGGTCGTGTCATGCCTGCCGAAGAAGACATTTCTAAGGGAGCGGTAGCATATGCTGCTTCGATAGCCATGCATGCTTCGGATACTGAAAAGGCAGTCAAAGTGTATCCTTTTTTGACCCGCAATGATGTTGAAGAGGCTTATCAAGTACGCGATATTCTTGTAGAAACCAGACGTAACAATCCAAACGATACGATTGCAATTCTGGTACGCAATCGGAATCACTTGGTTGCAATTACCGAGGAGCTCAAAAAAGCCAAGATTGCTTTCCGAGCGGTTGAGATTGAACCGCTACAAAACAAATCCGTTGTGCAGGATTTATGGGTTTTGATCCGAGCACTCCTCAATCCTGCTGATCGTATTGCTTGGATCGCTCTTTTACGGACACCTTTTTGCGGCATTCGCTTGGATGATTTGCTTGCTTTAATCGACTCTGGACAACAGCATAGCCAAAGCAACCTCACACTAGGTGAGGTAACAATCTGGGAGTTATTGTGCAATGAAATTTACTGGAAGAATCTTTCAACCGATGCCACCGAACGTATTTGCAGATTAAGGGATGTGTTGCAGCTTTGTATTGAACACCGCCAGCGTCGATCATTACGCGATACCGTTGAAGCAGCTTGGCGAATACTGGGTGGACCGGGCTGTGTGGATATTTATACTGGAAATCACGCGCAGCATGAAATCGATTTAAGCGATGCAATGGTTTTTCTAGATTATTTGGAGAAACAGGAAAATGCATGCAGCATTCCGGATATTGCGAATTTTGAAGCGGGCCTGAATGAACTATACGCATTGCCTGATCCAAGCGCCGATGATCGATTACAGATTATGACTATCCATAAGGCCAAAGGGCTTGAGTTTGATACCGTTATTGTTCCTGGACTGGGCCGCAATCCTCGCAATAAAGACAAACAATTACTAAAGTGGATTGAGCAACCGAGTCATGAAAAAAATAAGACGCAAAATGTAATAACCGATCTTCTATTGGCTTCTATCGAGAAAACTGGTGAACCGCCGGATTCTACCTATCGTTGGATTGATAGCCTTAATCAGGAAAAAGAGCAATTTGAGTCAGTGCGATTGCTTTATGTTGCTGCTACCCGTGCGCGAAAATATCTGCATTTATTAGGCCATGTTAATTTGGATGCTACACAACAAGAATTGTTTGTTAAAGAACCTGGCGCACGTTCTTTACTATCGCCGTTGTGGGTAGTTGTTGCACCGGATTATCTGGCTGTAGCAACAAAAGCGCAAATTGAGGGTAAAGTTCACTCACTACAGGAAGATAACAAAGCAATCAATCAAAATTTTTATCGCTTGCCTAGAGATTGGAAACTACCTAATGCTTTTCCTGCTGTGGTCTGGCAAGAACCACCGTTGAATGAGGAGTTTGAGCATGTTATTGAGTTTTCCTGGGCCAGTGAAATCGCTCGATGTGTTGGCGTAGTCACGCATCGTTGGTTGCAGCAAATTGCGGAAGATGAAATGCGTGAATGGAATGCGGTAAGAATACAATCGATGCAGAATCAACTCAAAAAGAATCTGTTTGCGGTGGGTTTGAATACCAGTGAAGAAAAGTTAGACAACGCAATTGATCTAATTACACATGCATTGACGAATGCGGTAACAGATCATATAGGTCAATGGATATTGGGTCCGCAACAAAATGCGCAAAACGAATTAAGAATTACTGGTGTTGTGAAGAGTGGTTTTGTTCAAGGGGTGATTGATAGAACCTTTTATGATTCCGATAAAACACGTTGGATCATAGATTACAAGATAAGCAGCCATGAAGGTGCAGATTTACAGGAATTTCTTAATCGTGAGCAGCTTCGCTATCAGCATCAACTGGATCAATATAAACAGTTAATGCAACAAATAGATCCCAGTCCGGTAAAGCTGGCGTTGTACTTTCCTCTAATGCGCAGTTGGAAGGTTTGCTAA
- a CDS encoding cell wall hydrolase codes for MKIIIFGIQLVTILSISLAFADDQAQKAEVAKEKAEVLEEKVATEGSQASPPPTSQLITKTQVQAVDPSGKEPMEDAITCLARTIYWEARGTSISGMEVVANVVMNRVGHEGFPETVCGVVKQGQEKGACQFSWWCDGRPDDAKEDESYATAKEITRKALNHQLVDQTNGALYFHHKKVSPSWSKEYIKTTEVEDFLFYKPSGDKAK; via the coding sequence ATGAAAATAATTATATTCGGGATTCAATTAGTAACTATATTATCAATTTCATTAGCTTTTGCAGACGACCAAGCTCAGAAAGCTGAAGTTGCAAAAGAAAAAGCTGAGGTTCTAGAAGAGAAAGTTGCAACTGAGGGAAGTCAAGCTTCTCCGCCCCCAACCAGTCAATTAATTACAAAAACTCAAGTACAGGCTGTTGATCCGTCAGGTAAAGAACCCATGGAAGATGCAATCACTTGTCTAGCTCGTACAATTTATTGGGAAGCGCGCGGCACAAGTATTTCTGGAATGGAGGTCGTGGCCAATGTTGTAATGAATCGGGTTGGTCATGAGGGGTTTCCAGAAACTGTTTGCGGAGTAGTGAAACAAGGGCAGGAAAAAGGGGCGTGTCAATTTTCATGGTGGTGCGACGGCCGTCCAGATGACGCAAAAGAGGACGAATCTTATGCTACTGCAAAGGAAATTACTCGAAAAGCGTTGAATCATCAATTAGTGGATCAAACAAATGGTGCTTTGTATTTTCATCACAAGAAGGTCTCACCCTCTTGGTCCAAGGAATATATAAAAACGACTGAAGTTGAAGATTTTCTTTTTTACAAACCATCAGGTGACAAAGCTAAGTAA